TATGTAGGAGCCAACACTAGAGACGCGATGGGCGCTGGAACGAGAACCCAATGACCAGATTTATGTTGAGTTGGGGGGTTGAAGCGAATGAGAGGAACGAATAGTGATGATCGTGATAAATTCGAAGTCGATAACCGTTGGACAAACACGGTAAACCGAGAGTGGGCCGTCCCAGAAGGCACGGGCCTGTTGCTGCAACATATTGGATTCATCCTGGTCTGGTTTGGTCCGTGAACAACGCTAGCAATGGTTGTGATGAattgtaaatttgaattttgtgcagcatcttgagattttttgtttagGCCGATATGTTATGTGTAGTCAACAAATTTTcgtaatttgaataaaaatatatgaattgaaATTCGAAACCAGAATTATGACAATAATGAATATATACATCTACTCCTCGACCACGATCAGAgcacaaaagaagaaaaatgaaaaacatgtGTTGGAAACGTTTCCCAATGTAGTAGAAGTAAATACTTAGACAAAGACTTGTCATCCTTAACGTGTAagtatttaatatagataacaaACATGTGAACACTGAAAACTCAACATTttcatctcatttttttttcttctctgcCGACATCATACATCTacctccctatatatataattaaatctctGTGAAACTTGATAaaacaaaaagtcaaaaaaatGAGGTTGGGATCAATATTTGGGCAGTTGGGAACGTTGATTGCAGgtttgatgttcttgaaagcCATCTTCGACCAATACCTCCCTCGTCAGCTCAAGGCCTCGCTCGACAAAAACTCCCAAAAACTGCTGAATTTGCTCTCCCCTTACATCCAAATCACCTTCAATGAGTTCACCGGCGAGCGCTTCAAGCGCAGCGACGTCTACGCCGCCATCGAGACCTACCTCAGCTCCACCTCCGCTGCTCAGGCGCGCCGCCTCAAGGCCGACTCCCTCCGCGACAGCGCCCGCCCCGTCTCCCTCAGCATGGACGACAACGAGGAGGTCGCCGACGAGCACGCCGGCGTCAAGGTCAGCTCCAACCCAAGCTATTTTACTTCTATACTAGCAATGCATTAAATGAtctgttttaagaaattatttggttagattttattatttccaaatttcaataaaattcaaaCGAGAGGTTTTTCTCTTGTGTGACAAAGGTGTGGTGGTCCTCCGGCATGCACATCACCAAGAACCAGACGTTTTCCTTCCAGCCGATGAACGACGAGAAGCGTTTCTACAACCTCCGGTTCCACAAAAAGCACAGGAACTTCATCATCGACACTTACCTCAACCACGTCATGAAGGAAGGGAAGGCGATCGAGGTGAGGAACCGTCGCCGGAAGCTCTACACCAACTCCGGCCCGGCGTGGACCCACGTCGCGTTCGAGCACCCGGCGACGTTCGAGACTCTGGCGATGGAGCCGGCTAGGAAGCGGGAGGTGGTGGAGGACCTCTTGGCGTTCAGCAAGGGGGAGGCGTTTTATAATAAGATCGGGCGGGCGTGGAAGCGGGGCTACCTCCTCTACGGCCCGCCCGGGACGGGGAAGTCCACCATGATCGCCGCCATGGCGAACCTCCTGGGCTACGACGTCTACGACCTCGAGCTCACGGCGGTGAAGGACAACACGGAGCTAAAGAAGCTCCTGATCGCGACCTCCAGCAGGGCGGTGATCGTGATCGAGGACATCGACTGCTCTGTCGACCTCACGGGGCAGAGAGtgaagaggagagagaaggagaaagagaaTGAGAATAACCAGGTGCTGCATAGGATGGGAATGGAGGAGAATGAGGCGAAGAGCAGCAAAATTACTCTTTCTGGGCTGCTGAATTTCATAGATGGGCTGTGGTCTGCTTGTGGAGGAGAGAGAATCATTGTTTTCACGACCAACTATGTGGAGAAGTTGGATCCGGCGTTGATAAGGAGAGGGAGGATGGATAAGCACATCGAGCTGTCGTATTGCAGCTTCGAAGGGTTTAAGGTTTTGGCAAAGAACTACGTTGGGGTGGAGTGGCATGAGTTGTTTCCGAGGATCGAGAGGTTGTTGGGAGAGGTGGAGATGACGCCAGCAGATGTGGCGGAGAATTTGATGCCGAGGAGCTTGGCTGGAGATGCAGAGGAGTGCTTGGAGAGTCTGGTGAAGGCGCTCGAGGATGAGCAGAAGAAGTCGAGCACCAACGATGATGAAACCACCTCTCCAGCGGA
The nucleotide sequence above comes from Salvia hispanica cultivar TCC Black 2014 chromosome 5, UniMelb_Shisp_WGS_1.0, whole genome shotgun sequence. Encoded proteins:
- the LOC125186405 gene encoding AAA-ATPase ASD, mitochondrial-like, producing the protein MRLGSIFGQLGTLIAGLMFLKAIFDQYLPRQLKASLDKNSQKLLNLLSPYIQITFNEFTGERFKRSDVYAAIETYLSSTSAAQARRLKADSLRDSARPVSLSMDDNEEVADEHAGVKVWWSSGMHITKNQTFSFQPMNDEKRFYNLRFHKKHRNFIIDTYLNHVMKEGKAIEVRNRRRKLYTNSGPAWTHVAFEHPATFETLAMEPARKREVVEDLLAFSKGEAFYNKIGRAWKRGYLLYGPPGTGKSTMIAAMANLLGYDVYDLELTAVKDNTELKKLLIATSSRAVIVIEDIDCSVDLTGQRVKRREKEKENENNQVLHRMGMEENEAKSSKITLSGLLNFIDGLWSACGGERIIVFTTNYVEKLDPALIRRGRMDKHIELSYCSFEGFKVLAKNYVGVEWHELFPRIERLLGEVEMTPADVAENLMPRSLAGDAEECLESLVKALEDEQKKSSTNDDETTSPAEKINGILVSGGEDRWNAI